A window of Bacteroidales bacterium genomic DNA:
TGTAATCTAAGCTTATGCAAAGGCGCTTGCTGCGTAGAAGGCGATGCTGGAGCACCATTATCGGAAGAAGAAATTGGAATAATTGAGGATTTGTCGGAAAAAATACTCCCTTTGATGGATGAAAACGCCCAAGAAATGTATAAAAACCTTGGCTGTTTCGACTATGACATGTCTGGAAGCATGGTAACACCTCTAAAATCAAATGAAGAATGTATTTACATGTCGTGGGAAAACGGTCATACCTACTGCATTTTTGAAAAATTATTTAACGACAAACAATCTACGTTCCAAAAACCAATTTCCTGCCATTTATATCCCATAAGAATTGCAGAAGAAGGCTCTTTCGACAAGTTATTACTTCACAAATGGAGTATTTGCGAAGAAGCATACGAAATTGGCAAAAAAAACAATATACATTTATTTGATTTTTTAAAAGTCCCATTAATACGAAAATACGGGCAGACGTGGTACAATCGGTTAATGAATAAATGCGGATTAGACCCGCACAAAACATAAAAGCAGCAAGATGAGCATACCATTTTTAAAGCATGGAGACACGATTGCAATTGCAGCACCTTCTAGAAAAATCGGCGATTTAGACTGCAAACCTTTTGAAAAATTTCTAAACGATTTTGGCTTTAATGTTATTTATGCAGAAAATATTTCTTGCGAACAAAATCAATTTGCTGGAACTGACAATGAAAGGGCTGATGCAATAAATAAATTATTTGAAGACCCTGCTGTAAAAGCTATTATTTCTGCTAGAGGCGGCTATGGCGCTGTTAGGATCGTTGATAAGCTAAAATGGGAAGCATTAAGCAAAAATCCTAAGTGGCTATGCGGTTTTAGCGATTTTACTGTTTTGCTAAATCATCAATATCAATGCAACAAACTCCCGTCAGTGCACAGCGATATGGCTCTTAGATTCTTAGACACAAGTAATAGAGAGAATTTCACGACTCTTGTAAACATACTATCTGGCAACAAACAAACAATCAGCTTTTCTAAACACGAATTAAATAGAGGAGAAAAAGCAAGCGGCGTTATCGTTGGAGGGAATTTAAGCGTCCTTTACTCTATGCTTGGCTCAAAATCATTTCCTGAGCTAAGAAACAAAATATTGTTTATCGAAGACTTGGACGAATACTTGTATCATATAGACCGAATGATGTATGGGCTAAAAAGAGCCGGAGTTTTTGACAACCTAAACGCTGTTGTTATTGGCTCTATGAGCGATATGAGAGACAACGATGTCCCTTTTGGCAAAACCGCTTATGAAATTATTTCAGATTGCTTAAAAGATTTTTCTTTTCCACTTTTTTTTGATTTCCCTGCTGGACACACAAATCAGAATTTGCCCTTTTTTATTGGGAAAGACACGGTTTTAGAAACTCATAAAGACAAAATTAT
This region includes:
- a CDS encoding DUF3109 family protein, yielding MIIEDVIISDNLKNVFFCCNLSLCKGACCVEGDAGAPLSEEEIGIIEDLSEKILPLMDENAQEMYKNLGCFDYDMSGSMVTPLKSNEECIYMSWENGHTYCIFEKLFNDKQSTFQKPISCHLYPIRIAEEGSFDKLLLHKWSICEEAYEIGKKNNIHLFDFLKVPLIRKYGQTWYNRLMNKCGLDPHKT
- a CDS encoding LD-carboxypeptidase is translated as MSIPFLKHGDTIAIAAPSRKIGDLDCKPFEKFLNDFGFNVIYAENISCEQNQFAGTDNERADAINKLFEDPAVKAIISARGGYGAVRIVDKLKWEALSKNPKWLCGFSDFTVLLNHQYQCNKLPSVHSDMALRFLDTSNRENFTTLVNILSGNKQTISFSKHELNRGEKASGVIVGGNLSVLYSMLGSKSFPELRNKILFIEDLDEYLYHIDRMMYGLKRAGVFDNLNAVVIGSMSDMRDNDVPFGKTAYEIISDCLKDFSFPLFFDFPAGHTNQNLPFFIGKDTVLETHKDKIIFNQD